One Nostoc sp. UHCC 0302 DNA window includes the following coding sequences:
- a CDS encoding DEAD/DEAH box helicase family protein yields the protein MIDKYFQTLTTFPPRNFQREAIAKLLNHQDILLRAPTGSGKTETAIAPFLFAKALNIDFPNKLIYVVPLRTLANSLRQRTEILVVNWEKAYPSSRSPVVTLQTGENPEDPRFEGDIVFCTIDQMLSSFLNIPYSVGRGSANVNSGAIFASYLVFDELHLLDPDRSFATVLKVLQQVKGIAPFLLMTATLTNELAIQIKDLID from the coding sequence ATGATTGATAAATATTTCCAAACCCTGACTACATTTCCCCCGCGCAACTTTCAACGAGAAGCGATCGCTAAACTCCTCAATCACCAAGATATCCTGCTCCGCGCACCAACAGGTTCAGGAAAAACGGAAACAGCGATCGCACCCTTCCTCTTCGCCAAAGCCCTCAATATAGACTTCCCCAACAAACTCATCTACGTTGTACCTCTGCGAACATTGGCCAACAGTCTCCGCCAACGGACTGAAATATTAGTTGTGAACTGGGAAAAGGCTTATCCATCATCCCGTTCCCCCGTAGTAACTCTGCAAACAGGAGAAAACCCAGAAGACCCTCGTTTTGAAGGTGATATAGTCTTCTGCACAATTGACCAAATGTTAAGCAGTTTCCTCAATATTCCCTATTCAGTCGGTCGTGGTTCTGCTAATGTGAACTCAGGAGCGATTTTCGCTTCCTACTTAGTATTTGATGAATTACATCTGCTTGACCCAGACCGTTCTTTCGCTACTGTGCTGAAAGTTTTGCAACAGGTCAAAGGTATCGCACCATTCTTACTGATGACCGCCACACTTACAAATGAACTTGCCATCCAAATCAAAGACTTGATTGATTAA